One genomic segment of Diceros bicornis minor isolate mBicDic1 chromosome 13, mDicBic1.mat.cur, whole genome shotgun sequence includes these proteins:
- the ZMYM1 gene encoding zinc finger MYM-type protein 1 isoform X1 encodes MFPKKKPISLELKDSFASDTKMKESLVDNECDKAVAPQLGELNEIKTEPDNSQEYCQAQQPKTQENELKINSAFSDSASQLTTGIQLSLASSGMSKMLPSVSTTAIQVSCSGCKKILQKGQTAYQRKGSSQLFCSTPCIAEYISSANSPATPKRTCSNCSKDILNLKDVISVQLEDTTSSKNFCSQSCLLSYEEKRKQFVTICTNNILTKCSMCQKTTVIQYEVKYQNMKHSLCSNACFSKFHSANNLIMNCCENCGAYCYSSSILFHILPMEGQSHYFSSSKSITAYKQKPAKTLTSVLCKSLKPSDEMIETTNDLGKTELFCSINCFSAYSKAKMESSTVNVSMVHGVSTELLSPKKDTTPIISNIVSLAETHVALPIVNSDVLQGTVSSVTANVIADISKSSPSESNSTVANSSVEQPSLSPSSSILGQRTVGSSIEVQKDQVSKQDATYSMKSVKISDGLCHPKFTSKVQKVKGKSRNIKKSWRSNLQHLGNSFKKDVIFCYSCQLFCEKKFSCGGESLAAQGISNWKKTLEKFRKHEKSEMHLKSLQFWREYQFCDEAVNANLPIHAKKIEENKKYLKLIIENILFFGKQYLPLRENDQSVSSVNKGNFLELVEIRAKDKGEEIFRLMNSQVEFYNSTQIQNDIIEIIKTEMLQDIVNEINVSSAFSIICDETNDSATKEQLSICVRYPQKTAKSILIKERFLGFIDVEEMTGTNLHRTIKTYLQQIGVDLNKIHGQAYDSATNLRGKFNKIAAEFKKEEPRALYIHCYAHFLDLAVIRFCKEVKELRSALNTLSSLFNTIHMSGEMSANFRNICKLSQNKTCKKHTSHSCWTVHDRTLLSVIEDLPEIIETLEVVSSHASNKSLANELSDLVTSVSKFEFIFCLKFLYRVLSVTGILSKELQSETIDIFSLSSKIEAILECLSSERNDVYFKTIWDRTEEVCQKITCKGFEVERPSFQKKRKIQKTVDLGNSDSMFFPTSTEEQYKINIYYQGLDTILQNLKLCFSEFDYCKMKQISELLFKWHEPLNEATAKHVQEFYKLDADIIPELRFYRQYAKLNFVIDYDCINFINLGYLFIQHGLHNNIPCISKLLYIALSWPITSASAENSFSTLPRLKTYLCHTMGQEKLSGLALMAVEQELVNKLMEPERLNGIVEKFIHQMKEM; translated from the exons ATGTTCCCCAAGAAGAAGCCCATTAGTTTGGAACTGAAGGATTCCTTTGCATCAGATACTAAGATGAAAGAATCACTGGTAGATAATGAATGTGACAAGGCAGTGGCACCACAGCTAGGGGAGCTAAATGAAATTAAGACAGAACCCGACAATTCTCAG GAGTATTGTCAAGCCCAACAGCCCAAAACTCAGGAGAATGAACTGAAAATAAATTCTGCGTTTTCAGACAGTG CTTCACAGTTGACTACTGGCATTCAGCTTTCTCTGGCATCATCTGGCATGAGTAAAATGCTTCCTTCAGTTTCAACTACAGCTATTCAGGTTTCCTGTTCTGGTTGTAAAAAAATTCTTCAGAAGGGGCAAACAGCTTATCAGAGGAAAGGGTCTAGTCAGCTTTTCTGCTCCACACCGTGCATCGCTGAATACATCTCATCTGCCAATTCACCAGCAACTCCCAAGAGAACTTGTTCAAACTGCTCAAA agaCATTTTAAATCTAAAGGATGTGATCAGTGTCCAGCTGGAAGATACTACCTCTAGTAAAAATTTTTGCAGCCAATCTTGTCTTTTGTcatatgaagaaaaaagaaaacaatttgttACCATATGTACTAATAACATTTTAACCAagtgcagcatgtgtcagaagaCTACTGTT ATTCAGTATGAAGTAAAATACCAGAACATGAAACATAGTCTTTGCAGTAATGCCTGTTTTTCCAAGTTTCACTCTGCTAACAACCTCATCATGAACTGTTGTGAGAACTGTGGCGCTTACTGTTACAGtagctctattctgttccatataCTTCCGATGGAAGGACAGTCTCATTACTTTAGTAGTTCAAAGAGTATTACAGCATATAAGCAG AAACCAGCCAAAACACTTACATCTGTTCTTTGCAAATCATTGAAGCCCTCAGATGAAATGATTGAGACTACCAATGACTTGGGGAAGACAGAGCTTTTCTGCTCTATTAATTGTTTCTCTGCTTACAGTAAAGCTAAGATGGAATCTTCTACAG tAAATGTTTCCATGGTGCACGGTGTTTCAACGGAGCTCCTTTCTCCAAAGAAAGATACAACTCCAATTATAAGCAATATAGTGTCATTGGCAGAAACTCATGTTGCCCTGCCCATCGTGAACTCTGATGTCTTACAAG GTACAGTTTCTTCAGTAACAGCAAATGTCATTGCAGAT ATTTCTAAGAGTTCACCCAGTGAATCAAATAGTACTGTTGCTAATAGTAGTGTGGAACAGCCAAGCCTTTCACCGTCTTCATCAATACTCGGTCAGCGTACAGTTGGCTCCAGTATAGAAGTACAAAAAGATCAAGTGTCAAAACAAGATGCTACATACAGTATGAAATCTGTGAAAATAAGTGATGGACTATGTCATCCAAAATTTACATCCAAAGTACAAAAAGTTAAAGGTAAATCAcgaaatattaaaaaatcttgGCGTTCAAATTTGCAGCATTTGGGAAACAGTTTTAAAAAGGATGTGATATTCTGTTATTCGTGCCAGTTGTTCTGCGAAAAAAAATTTAGCTGTGGAGGAGAGTCACTTGCAGCCCAAGGAATTTCTAATTGGAAAAAAACTCTGGAAAAATTCAGAAAGCATGAAAAAAGTGAAATGCATTTGAAGTCATTGCAATTTTGGAGGGAATACCAATTTTGTGATGAAGCTGTCAATGCTAATTTACCTATTCATgcaaaaaagattgaagaaaataaaaagtacctAAAGCttataattgaaaatattttattttttggaaagcaGTATTTACCCTTAAGAGAAAATGACCAGTCTgtttcatctgtgaataaaggcaATTTTTTAGAATTGGTAGAAATTAGAGCAAAAgataaaggagaagaaatatttcGACTTATGAATTCACAAGTTGAATTCTATAATAGTACACAAATTCAGAATGATATTATTGAAATAATAAAGACTGAAATGTTGCAAGATATTGTGAATGAGATCAATGTCTCCTCAGCTTTTTCAATAATATGTGATGAGACAAATGATAGTGCTACTAAAGAACAGCTTTCAATTTGTGTAAGATACCCACAAAAAACAGCAAAGTCTATCTTAATTAAAGAAAGGTTCTTGGGTTTTATAGATGTTGAAGAGATGACTGGGACCAATTTACATAGGACTATCAAAACTTACCTGCAGCAAATTGGAGTTGATTTGAATAAAATACATGGCCAGGCCTATGATAGTGCCACTAATTTGAGgggaaaatttaataaaattgcaGCAGAATTCAAGAAGGAAGAGCCAAGAGCTTTATACATACATTGTTATGCGCACTTTTTGGATTTAGCAGTAATTAGGTTTTGTAAAGAAGTAAAAGAACTCCGAAGTGCTCTAAATACTCTCAGTTCTTTGTTCAACACTATTCATATGTCTGGGGAAATGTCTGCAAATTTTCGAAACATTTGTAAGCTAAGTCAAAACAAAACATGCAAGAAACATACATCACATTCATGTTGGACAGTCCATGATCGTACGTTACTATCTGTGATTGAGGATCTTCCAGAGATTATTGAAACACTGGAAGTTGTATCAAGCCATGCTTCAAACAAAAGTTTGGCCAATGAATTGAGTGATTTGGTGACATCGGTTTCCAAATTTGAATTTATCTTTTGTTTGAAATTTCTTTATCGAGTGCTGAGTGTTACAGGAATTCTTTCCAAAGAGCTTCAAAGTGAAACCATagacattttttctttgtcttcaaaaATAGAAGCAATTTTGGAATGTTTATCATCTGAAAGAAATGATGTCTATTTCAAAACTATCTGGGACAGAACAGAAGAGGTATGTCAAAAAATAACCTGTAAAGGTTTTGAAGTTGAAAGACcttcttttcagaaaaaaagaaaaattcagaaaacagTAGATCTTGGCAATTCAGATAGTATGTTTTTTCCTACCTCAACAGAAgaacaatataaaattaatatttattaccaAGGATTGGATACtatattacaaaatttaaaattatgtttttcagAGTTTGATTATTGCAAAATGAAGCAAATTTCAGAACTATTATTTAAATGGCATGAACCATTAAATGAAGCAACAGCCAAACATGTCCAAGAATTTTATAAACTTGATGCAGACATCATTCCAGAACTTAGATTTTACCGGCAATATGCAAAGCTCAACTTTGTCATAGATTATGATTGTATCAACTTCATCAATCTTGGCTATTTGTTTATTCAGCATGGTCTTCACAATAACATTCCTTGCATATCAAAGCTATTATATATTGCTTTGTCTTGGCCAATTACTTCAGCAAGCGCTGAAAACTCATTTTCTACACTGCCTCGTCTTAAAACATATTTGTGTCATACCATGGGACAAGAGAAGCTTAGTGGCCTGGCCCTAATGGCTGTTGAGCAGGAATTGGTAAATAAACTGATGGAGCCTGAAAGACTCAATGGAATTGTGGAAAAGTTTATCCATCAGATGAAAGAAATGTAA
- the ZMYM1 gene encoding zinc finger MYM-type protein 1 isoform X2, with protein sequence MFPKKKPISLELKDSFASDTKMKESLVDNECDKAVAPQLGELNEIKTEPDNSQEYCQAQQPKTQENELKINSAFSDSASQLTTGIQLSLASSGMSKMLPSVSTTAIQVSCSGCKKILQKGQTAYQRKGSSQLFCSTPCIAEYISSANSPATPKRTCSNCSKDILNLKDVISVQLEDTTSSKNFCSQSCLLSYEEKRKQFVTICTNNILTKCSMCQKTTVIQYEVKYQNMKHSLCSNACFSKFHSANNLIMNCCENCGAYCYSSSILFHILPMEGQSHYFSSSKSITAYKQPSDEMIETTNDLGKTELFCSINCFSAYSKAKMESSTVNVSMVHGVSTELLSPKKDTTPIISNIVSLAETHVALPIVNSDVLQGTVSSVTANVIADISKSSPSESNSTVANSSVEQPSLSPSSSILGQRTVGSSIEVQKDQVSKQDATYSMKSVKISDGLCHPKFTSKVQKVKGKSRNIKKSWRSNLQHLGNSFKKDVIFCYSCQLFCEKKFSCGGESLAAQGISNWKKTLEKFRKHEKSEMHLKSLQFWREYQFCDEAVNANLPIHAKKIEENKKYLKLIIENILFFGKQYLPLRENDQSVSSVNKGNFLELVEIRAKDKGEEIFRLMNSQVEFYNSTQIQNDIIEIIKTEMLQDIVNEINVSSAFSIICDETNDSATKEQLSICVRYPQKTAKSILIKERFLGFIDVEEMTGTNLHRTIKTYLQQIGVDLNKIHGQAYDSATNLRGKFNKIAAEFKKEEPRALYIHCYAHFLDLAVIRFCKEVKELRSALNTLSSLFNTIHMSGEMSANFRNICKLSQNKTCKKHTSHSCWTVHDRTLLSVIEDLPEIIETLEVVSSHASNKSLANELSDLVTSVSKFEFIFCLKFLYRVLSVTGILSKELQSETIDIFSLSSKIEAILECLSSERNDVYFKTIWDRTEEVCQKITCKGFEVERPSFQKKRKIQKTVDLGNSDSMFFPTSTEEQYKINIYYQGLDTILQNLKLCFSEFDYCKMKQISELLFKWHEPLNEATAKHVQEFYKLDADIIPELRFYRQYAKLNFVIDYDCINFINLGYLFIQHGLHNNIPCISKLLYIALSWPITSASAENSFSTLPRLKTYLCHTMGQEKLSGLALMAVEQELVNKLMEPERLNGIVEKFIHQMKEM encoded by the exons ATGTTCCCCAAGAAGAAGCCCATTAGTTTGGAACTGAAGGATTCCTTTGCATCAGATACTAAGATGAAAGAATCACTGGTAGATAATGAATGTGACAAGGCAGTGGCACCACAGCTAGGGGAGCTAAATGAAATTAAGACAGAACCCGACAATTCTCAG GAGTATTGTCAAGCCCAACAGCCCAAAACTCAGGAGAATGAACTGAAAATAAATTCTGCGTTTTCAGACAGTG CTTCACAGTTGACTACTGGCATTCAGCTTTCTCTGGCATCATCTGGCATGAGTAAAATGCTTCCTTCAGTTTCAACTACAGCTATTCAGGTTTCCTGTTCTGGTTGTAAAAAAATTCTTCAGAAGGGGCAAACAGCTTATCAGAGGAAAGGGTCTAGTCAGCTTTTCTGCTCCACACCGTGCATCGCTGAATACATCTCATCTGCCAATTCACCAGCAACTCCCAAGAGAACTTGTTCAAACTGCTCAAA agaCATTTTAAATCTAAAGGATGTGATCAGTGTCCAGCTGGAAGATACTACCTCTAGTAAAAATTTTTGCAGCCAATCTTGTCTTTTGTcatatgaagaaaaaagaaaacaatttgttACCATATGTACTAATAACATTTTAACCAagtgcagcatgtgtcagaagaCTACTGTT ATTCAGTATGAAGTAAAATACCAGAACATGAAACATAGTCTTTGCAGTAATGCCTGTTTTTCCAAGTTTCACTCTGCTAACAACCTCATCATGAACTGTTGTGAGAACTGTGGCGCTTACTGTTACAGtagctctattctgttccatataCTTCCGATGGAAGGACAGTCTCATTACTTTAGTAGTTCAAAGAGTATTACAGCATATAAGCAG CCCTCAGATGAAATGATTGAGACTACCAATGACTTGGGGAAGACAGAGCTTTTCTGCTCTATTAATTGTTTCTCTGCTTACAGTAAAGCTAAGATGGAATCTTCTACAG tAAATGTTTCCATGGTGCACGGTGTTTCAACGGAGCTCCTTTCTCCAAAGAAAGATACAACTCCAATTATAAGCAATATAGTGTCATTGGCAGAAACTCATGTTGCCCTGCCCATCGTGAACTCTGATGTCTTACAAG GTACAGTTTCTTCAGTAACAGCAAATGTCATTGCAGAT ATTTCTAAGAGTTCACCCAGTGAATCAAATAGTACTGTTGCTAATAGTAGTGTGGAACAGCCAAGCCTTTCACCGTCTTCATCAATACTCGGTCAGCGTACAGTTGGCTCCAGTATAGAAGTACAAAAAGATCAAGTGTCAAAACAAGATGCTACATACAGTATGAAATCTGTGAAAATAAGTGATGGACTATGTCATCCAAAATTTACATCCAAAGTACAAAAAGTTAAAGGTAAATCAcgaaatattaaaaaatcttgGCGTTCAAATTTGCAGCATTTGGGAAACAGTTTTAAAAAGGATGTGATATTCTGTTATTCGTGCCAGTTGTTCTGCGAAAAAAAATTTAGCTGTGGAGGAGAGTCACTTGCAGCCCAAGGAATTTCTAATTGGAAAAAAACTCTGGAAAAATTCAGAAAGCATGAAAAAAGTGAAATGCATTTGAAGTCATTGCAATTTTGGAGGGAATACCAATTTTGTGATGAAGCTGTCAATGCTAATTTACCTATTCATgcaaaaaagattgaagaaaataaaaagtacctAAAGCttataattgaaaatattttattttttggaaagcaGTATTTACCCTTAAGAGAAAATGACCAGTCTgtttcatctgtgaataaaggcaATTTTTTAGAATTGGTAGAAATTAGAGCAAAAgataaaggagaagaaatatttcGACTTATGAATTCACAAGTTGAATTCTATAATAGTACACAAATTCAGAATGATATTATTGAAATAATAAAGACTGAAATGTTGCAAGATATTGTGAATGAGATCAATGTCTCCTCAGCTTTTTCAATAATATGTGATGAGACAAATGATAGTGCTACTAAAGAACAGCTTTCAATTTGTGTAAGATACCCACAAAAAACAGCAAAGTCTATCTTAATTAAAGAAAGGTTCTTGGGTTTTATAGATGTTGAAGAGATGACTGGGACCAATTTACATAGGACTATCAAAACTTACCTGCAGCAAATTGGAGTTGATTTGAATAAAATACATGGCCAGGCCTATGATAGTGCCACTAATTTGAGgggaaaatttaataaaattgcaGCAGAATTCAAGAAGGAAGAGCCAAGAGCTTTATACATACATTGTTATGCGCACTTTTTGGATTTAGCAGTAATTAGGTTTTGTAAAGAAGTAAAAGAACTCCGAAGTGCTCTAAATACTCTCAGTTCTTTGTTCAACACTATTCATATGTCTGGGGAAATGTCTGCAAATTTTCGAAACATTTGTAAGCTAAGTCAAAACAAAACATGCAAGAAACATACATCACATTCATGTTGGACAGTCCATGATCGTACGTTACTATCTGTGATTGAGGATCTTCCAGAGATTATTGAAACACTGGAAGTTGTATCAAGCCATGCTTCAAACAAAAGTTTGGCCAATGAATTGAGTGATTTGGTGACATCGGTTTCCAAATTTGAATTTATCTTTTGTTTGAAATTTCTTTATCGAGTGCTGAGTGTTACAGGAATTCTTTCCAAAGAGCTTCAAAGTGAAACCATagacattttttctttgtcttcaaaaATAGAAGCAATTTTGGAATGTTTATCATCTGAAAGAAATGATGTCTATTTCAAAACTATCTGGGACAGAACAGAAGAGGTATGTCAAAAAATAACCTGTAAAGGTTTTGAAGTTGAAAGACcttcttttcagaaaaaaagaaaaattcagaaaacagTAGATCTTGGCAATTCAGATAGTATGTTTTTTCCTACCTCAACAGAAgaacaatataaaattaatatttattaccaAGGATTGGATACtatattacaaaatttaaaattatgtttttcagAGTTTGATTATTGCAAAATGAAGCAAATTTCAGAACTATTATTTAAATGGCATGAACCATTAAATGAAGCAACAGCCAAACATGTCCAAGAATTTTATAAACTTGATGCAGACATCATTCCAGAACTTAGATTTTACCGGCAATATGCAAAGCTCAACTTTGTCATAGATTATGATTGTATCAACTTCATCAATCTTGGCTATTTGTTTATTCAGCATGGTCTTCACAATAACATTCCTTGCATATCAAAGCTATTATATATTGCTTTGTCTTGGCCAATTACTTCAGCAAGCGCTGAAAACTCATTTTCTACACTGCCTCGTCTTAAAACATATTTGTGTCATACCATGGGACAAGAGAAGCTTAGTGGCCTGGCCCTAATGGCTGTTGAGCAGGAATTGGTAAATAAACTGATGGAGCCTGAAAGACTCAATGGAATTGTGGAAAAGTTTATCCATCAGATGAAAGAAATGTAA